One region of Terricaulis silvestris genomic DNA includes:
- a CDS encoding response regulator, giving the protein MFGGGQFDPSGLTALVLDDNHYERGISLDQLRAMGFGRVIGAANTVEAWQALRGSNPNIVLMEWIEDANDGLDFVRRVRMSEELPNRAVSMFMLTTSGAASDVEAARLAGIDGYLRKPISALALQQRVRTVIANPQPFVVTSAYVGPCRRRRRPDLNYLGPLRRLDDEAPEPLVSGDDEELNLKSELARACVAKLEGRAKSLAAGDAKAARDVYKAVQDLVDVGEQIGDPSLTLGAREMARYLTAQGATDRLDPEVVRTHVAALHQLVHLPHALCEERQRVAESLKRMVDKKLRQADAA; this is encoded by the coding sequence ATGTTTGGGGGTGGTCAATTTGATCCGTCCGGGCTGACGGCGCTTGTGCTTGACGACAATCATTATGAGCGCGGCATTTCGCTCGACCAGTTGCGGGCCATGGGCTTTGGGCGCGTGATCGGCGCGGCCAACACAGTCGAAGCCTGGCAAGCGCTGCGCGGCAGCAATCCCAACATCGTGCTGATGGAATGGATCGAGGACGCCAATGACGGCCTCGATTTCGTGCGCCGGGTGCGCATGAGCGAAGAGCTGCCGAACCGCGCCGTCTCCATGTTCATGCTGACGACGAGTGGAGCGGCGTCCGATGTCGAAGCGGCGCGGCTCGCGGGCATTGACGGCTACCTGCGCAAACCGATCTCGGCGTTGGCGCTGCAGCAGCGCGTGCGGACGGTGATCGCAAATCCGCAGCCGTTCGTGGTGACGTCCGCCTATGTCGGCCCCTGCCGGCGCCGGCGTCGGCCTGACCTGAATTACCTTGGCCCGCTGCGGCGGCTGGATGACGAAGCGCCCGAACCGCTGGTGAGCGGCGACGATGAAGAATTGAATCTCAAATCCGAGCTGGCGCGCGCGTGCGTCGCGAAGCTGGAAGGCCGCGCGAAGAGTCTGGCGGCTGGCGATGCGAAGGCGGCGCGGGACGTTTACAAAGCTGTGCAGGACCTTGTCGATGTTGGCGAACAGATCGGTGATCCGAGCCTCACTTTGGGCGCGCGCGAGATGGCTCGCTATCTGACGGCGCAAGGCGCGACAGACAGGCTCGATCCGGAAGTGGTGCGCACGCACGTCGCGGCGCTGCACCAGTTGGTGCACCTGCCACACGCGCTCTGCGAAGAGCGCCAGCGCGTGGCCGAGAGCCTGAAGCGCATGGTCGACAAGAAGCTGCGCCAGGCCGACGCCGCCTAG
- a CDS encoding ester cyclase — protein sequence MSVLDDARVAIVAEHMASEVRLDFDATIATFKHPRYELYGAGQVFDGEEAVRAYFAASRKTFPDQGNEVIALRPLEDAVLAEFWLTGTHLGPMRTPQGELAPTGKKVRVRMAAVFEFEPGGTGIVCERVYFDSASVLRQLTA from the coding sequence ATGAGCGTGCTGGACGACGCGCGCGTGGCGATCGTGGCGGAGCACATGGCGTCGGAGGTGCGGCTCGATTTCGACGCGACGATCGCGACGTTCAAGCATCCCCGGTACGAGCTTTATGGCGCGGGCCAAGTGTTTGATGGCGAAGAGGCGGTGCGGGCCTATTTCGCGGCGTCGCGGAAGACGTTTCCGGATCAGGGCAATGAGGTGATTGCGCTGCGGCCGCTGGAGGATGCTGTGCTGGCGGAGTTTTGGCTGACAGGGACGCATCTCGGGCCGATGCGGACGCCGCAGGGTGAGCTGGCGCCGACGGGGAAAAAAGTTCGGGTGCGGATGGCGGCCGTGTTCGAGTTTGAGCCCGGCGGCACGGGGATCGTTTGCGAGCGCGTTTACTTTGATTCAGCTTCTGTGTTGCGGCAGCTGACGGCTTAG
- a CDS encoding DEAD/DEAH box helicase codes for MDSGDLPLPPQFAAWFASRGWSPRAHQLELIRRGQAGQSTLLIAPTGAGKTLAGFLPSLIDLAPIAEEGGIKRPHELHTLYISPLKALTTDVARNLETPVREMKLNVRVETRTGDTPPHKRQRQRAHPPDMLLTTPEQLCLLIASEHARVFFEDLQVVIIDEIHALAPTKRGDLLTLALARLRRWAPKHRRVGLSATVADETSLASYLTGASKEPSPPSRGRGQGGGGRADNQAPDHLNAPHPPTPAPQGGGGVARDLIVKAPPGAQPVIDVLDSDARIPWAGHTARHAMPEVYAAIKRTKLALIFVNTRAQAEMTFQELWRINDDGLPIALHHGSLDVAQRRKVEAAMAAGQLRAVVCTSTLDLGIDWGDVDLVIQIGAPKGCARLVQRIGRANHRLDEPSQALLAPSNRFEVLECRSAQEAVLEGALDGADPRIGGLDCLAQHIMGCACGEPFDADELYAEVISTFPYADLPRSQFDRCLDLVATGGYALRAYDRYRRIVQDPHDNRWRVRNATVAQQHRMNVGAIIESEMLDVRLARRAGVRRNLSSPVNGGGGREATGGGATAQPSAARARTAPSVSSADSSPARGGANRIPMIAGQRLGQIEEYFIEGLAPGDTFIFAGNMLRFIGVEENAALVVRAHGEENPRIPSYAGGKFPLSTFLADRVRHMLHEPARQKKLPAQVRDWIKMQKRRSVVPAPDEMLIETFPRGLKHYFVCYPFEGRLAHQTLGMLLSRRFERAGKNPLGFLASEYAVAVWGLEPMGDLDFNALFDEDMLGDDLEAWLAESTLMKAMFAKCAVIAGMIHRNAPAVERKTGRQVSFSADLIYDVLKQYEPDHILMQAAFADAGEGYLDLKRLGGLLRRVKGRLIHKNLDHVSPFAAPVMLEMGRVRVEGEAEEAILADAARLIEEAMG; via the coding sequence ATGGATTCCGGCGACCTGCCATTGCCGCCACAGTTTGCCGCCTGGTTCGCCAGCCGCGGCTGGTCTCCGCGCGCGCATCAGCTGGAACTGATCCGGCGCGGCCAAGCCGGCCAAAGTACACTTCTCATCGCCCCCACCGGCGCCGGCAAAACGCTCGCCGGTTTCCTGCCCAGCCTGATCGATCTCGCACCCATCGCCGAAGAGGGCGGCATCAAGCGCCCGCACGAACTGCACACGCTCTACATCTCGCCGCTCAAAGCGCTCACCACCGACGTTGCGCGCAATCTCGAGACGCCCGTGCGCGAGATGAAGCTCAATGTTCGCGTCGAGACGCGGACCGGTGACACGCCGCCACACAAACGCCAACGGCAACGCGCGCATCCACCCGACATGCTGCTCACGACGCCGGAGCAACTGTGTTTGCTGATCGCCAGCGAACACGCGCGCGTTTTCTTCGAAGACCTCCAAGTCGTCATCATCGACGAAATCCACGCCCTCGCGCCGACGAAGCGCGGGGACTTGCTAACGCTTGCGCTAGCGCGCCTGCGGCGCTGGGCGCCGAAGCACCGGCGCGTGGGCTTGAGCGCGACGGTGGCGGATGAGACGAGCCTCGCCTCCTATCTCACCGGCGCAAGCAAAGAACCCTCTCCCCCCTCGCGGGGGAGAGGGCAGGGTGGGGGGGGGCGTGCCGACAATCAGGCGCCTGATCACCTGAACGCCCCCCACCCCCCAACCCCCGCCCCGCAAGGGGGCGGGGGAGTCGCGCGCGACCTAATTGTAAAAGCCCCACCCGGCGCACAGCCCGTCATCGACGTTCTCGACTCCGACGCCCGCATCCCCTGGGCGGGCCACACCGCGCGTCACGCCATGCCGGAGGTGTACGCCGCCATCAAACGCACCAAGCTCGCGCTCATCTTCGTCAACACCCGCGCCCAAGCGGAGATGACGTTCCAGGAACTCTGGCGCATCAATGACGACGGGCTCCCCATCGCACTCCACCACGGCTCGCTCGACGTCGCCCAACGCCGCAAAGTCGAAGCCGCCATGGCCGCAGGCCAACTCCGCGCTGTCGTCTGCACCTCGACGCTCGATCTCGGCATCGACTGGGGCGACGTCGATCTCGTCATTCAGATCGGCGCGCCGAAAGGCTGCGCGCGTCTGGTGCAGCGCATCGGACGCGCCAACCACCGCCTCGATGAACCGTCGCAAGCGCTGCTTGCGCCATCAAACCGTTTCGAAGTCCTCGAATGTCGCTCCGCGCAAGAAGCCGTGCTCGAAGGCGCGCTCGACGGCGCCGATCCACGCATCGGCGGCCTCGATTGCCTCGCCCAGCACATCATGGGCTGCGCCTGCGGCGAGCCGTTCGACGCCGACGAACTCTACGCCGAAGTGATCTCCACCTTCCCGTACGCCGATCTCCCGCGCAGCCAGTTTGACCGCTGCCTCGATCTCGTCGCCACCGGCGGGTATGCGCTGCGCGCCTACGATCGCTACCGCCGCATCGTGCAAGACCCGCACGACAATCGGTGGCGCGTGCGCAACGCCACTGTCGCGCAACAGCACCGCATGAATGTGGGCGCCATCATCGAAAGCGAGATGCTGGATGTGCGTTTGGCGCGACGAGCCGGCGTGCGGCGAAACCTTTCCTCCCCCGTAAACGGGGGAGGTGGTCGCGAAGCGACCGGAGGGGGTGCAACCGCTCAGCCGTCCGCCGCTCGTGCGCGCACCGCCCCCTCAGTCAGCTCCGCTGACAGCTCCCCCGCGCGCGGGGGAGCAAATCGTATCCCGATGATCGCCGGCCAACGCCTCGGCCAGATCGAGGAATATTTCATCGAAGGTCTCGCCCCCGGCGACACCTTCATCTTCGCCGGCAACATGCTCCGCTTCATCGGCGTCGAGGAAAATGCAGCCCTCGTCGTTCGCGCCCACGGCGAGGAGAACCCGCGCATACCCTCGTACGCCGGTGGCAAATTCCCGCTCTCGACCTTCCTCGCCGACCGCGTCCGCCACATGCTGCACGAACCGGCGCGGCAGAAGAAACTCCCCGCCCAAGTGCGCGACTGGATCAAGATGCAGAAGCGCCGCTCCGTCGTGCCGGCGCCTGACGAGATGCTGATCGAAACATTTCCACGTGGCCTGAAGCACTATTTCGTCTGCTACCCGTTCGAAGGCCGCCTCGCGCACCAGACGCTCGGCATGCTGCTCTCACGCCGCTTCGAACGCGCCGGCAAAAATCCGCTCGGCTTCCTCGCCAGCGAATACGCCGTCGCGGTTTGGGGCCTAGAGCCGATGGGCGATCTCGACTTCAATGCGCTGTTCGATGAAGACATGCTGGGCGACGATCTCGAAGCCTGGCTCGCCGAATCCACTTTGATGAAAGCGATGTTCGCCAAGTGCGCCGTCATCGCCGGCATGATCCACCGCAACGCACCCGCCGTCGAACGCAAGACCGGCCGCCAAGTCAGCTTCAGCGCCGATCTCATCTACGACGTGCTCAAGCAATACGAGCCCGACCACATCCTCATGCAAGCCGCCTTCGCCGACGCCGGCGAAGGCTATCTCGATCTAAAGCGCCTCGGCGGATTGCTCCGCCGCGTCAAAGGCCGTCTCATCCACAAAAACCTAGACCACGTCTCACCCTTCGCCGCCCCCGTGATGTTGGAGATGGGCCGCGTGCGCGTGGAGGGGGAAGCGGAGGAGGCGATCCTGGCGGATGCTGCGCGGCTGATTGAGGAAGCGATGGGGTAG
- a CDS encoding DEAD/DEAH box helicase, whose translation MSAFDNVIPALARALTARGFEALTAVQSAVLSPDVQGEDLVVSAQTGSGKTVAFGLTLANTLLDGQAKLAQPGAPQALIIAPTRELAMQVRGELEWLYAPIGGRIVSCVGGMDMRDERRALNRGAHIVVGTPGRLVDHIRRGSLEMHGLKAVVLDEADEMLNLGFREELEHILEASPAERRTLMFSATMPRPIEALAQKFLRDAVRLNTGGGQKQHADIEYRALVAQGHESENAIFNVLRYYNPTNALVFCGTRAAVTRLESRFSNRGMSVVALSGELSQNARTHALQALRDHRAQVCVATDVAARGIDLPDLELVIHADLPKNTEALLHRSGRTGRAGRKGASVLIVPYSARRRTERLLRDANINAKWGEPPSADDIKRRDDERLLADPLLQAPPEASDQQIVRALLDQHDPVQIAAAFVRLYRKGQAAPEDLAPTQGWTPEQQRAERAPRGNENFAGGAWVSLSVGRNKQAEPRWLIPMLCKAGGLTKRQLGTIKIHDHETHVEIDAASIDAFMSRIGGDGGKLEKQIHVTRISPPSQQHEPRQRHEAAPAYTDRPRAKSHHAKPSGKPERARTDAKRPNPKHAGPPPGKKKKWHPAD comes from the coding sequence ATGTCCGCCTTCGACAATGTCATCCCCGCGCTTGCGCGCGCGCTCACCGCGCGCGGCTTCGAAGCGCTGACCGCCGTGCAAAGCGCCGTGCTGTCGCCCGACGTGCAGGGCGAGGATCTTGTCGTCTCCGCGCAAACCGGCTCCGGCAAAACCGTCGCCTTCGGCCTCACGCTCGCCAACACCTTGCTCGACGGCCAAGCCAAGCTCGCGCAACCCGGCGCGCCGCAAGCGCTCATCATCGCGCCGACGCGCGAACTCGCCATGCAAGTGCGCGGCGAACTGGAATGGCTCTACGCGCCCATCGGCGGCCGTATCGTCTCGTGCGTCGGCGGCATGGATATGCGCGACGAACGCCGCGCTTTGAACCGAGGCGCCCACATCGTCGTCGGCACGCCGGGGCGTCTGGTCGATCACATCCGCCGCGGCTCACTCGAAATGCACGGCCTCAAAGCCGTCGTGCTCGATGAAGCCGACGAGATGCTCAATCTCGGCTTCCGCGAAGAACTCGAACACATCCTCGAAGCCTCGCCCGCAGAGCGCCGCACGCTCATGTTCTCCGCCACCATGCCGCGCCCGATCGAAGCGCTGGCGCAAAAATTCTTGCGCGACGCCGTGCGCCTCAACACCGGCGGCGGACAGAAGCAACACGCCGACATCGAATACCGCGCGCTCGTTGCGCAAGGGCACGAGTCTGAGAACGCCATCTTCAACGTGCTTCGCTACTATAATCCGACCAACGCCCTCGTCTTTTGCGGCACGCGCGCCGCCGTTACGCGCCTTGAGAGCCGCTTCTCAAACCGTGGCATGTCCGTCGTCGCGCTCTCCGGCGAACTCAGCCAGAACGCACGCACCCACGCGCTGCAAGCCCTGCGCGATCACCGCGCCCAAGTCTGCGTCGCCACCGACGTCGCCGCGCGCGGCATCGATCTGCCGGACCTGGAACTCGTCATCCACGCCGATCTACCCAAGAACACCGAAGCACTGCTGCACCGAAGCGGCCGCACCGGCCGCGCCGGCCGCAAAGGCGCGAGCGTTCTCATTGTGCCGTACTCAGCGCGCCGCCGCACCGAACGCCTGCTGCGCGACGCCAACATCAACGCCAAATGGGGCGAGCCACCGTCAGCGGACGACATCAAACGCCGTGATGACGAACGCTTGCTGGCTGATCCATTGCTGCAAGCGCCGCCGGAAGCGTCGGATCAGCAGATCGTTCGCGCATTGCTCGACCAACACGATCCTGTCCAAATTGCCGCCGCCTTTGTCCGCCTCTACCGCAAAGGGCAGGCGGCGCCTGAAGATCTCGCGCCAACGCAAGGTTGGACGCCCGAACAGCAACGCGCCGAACGCGCGCCACGCGGTAACGAAAACTTCGCCGGCGGCGCTTGGGTGTCGCTCTCCGTCGGCCGCAACAAGCAGGCCGAACCGCGCTGGCTCATTCCTATGCTCTGCAAAGCCGGCGGCCTGACCAAGCGCCAACTCGGCACCATCAAAATTCACGATCACGAAACCCACGTCGAGATCGACGCCGCCAGCATCGACGCCTTCATGTCCCGCATCGGCGGCGACGGCGGCAAGCTGGAAAAACAAATCCACGTCACCCGCATCTCACCGCCAAGCCAACAGCACGAACCCCGTCAACGCCACGAAGCCGCGCCCGCCTACACCGATCGCCCCCGCGCCAAATCGCACCACGCCAAACCAAGCGGCAAGCCGGAACGCGCGCGCACCGACGCCAAGCGCCCCAACCCCAAACACGCCGGCCCGCCGCCCGGCAAAAAGAAAAAGTGGCACCCAGCGGACTAG
- a CDS encoding alkyl/aryl-sulfatase → MRVLFVALIGAFLSTSATAQVTDATRTANAELAQSLNWADVEDEDFAQRGFIAGWDQPQIRTADGRVAWDFTAYNFLTPDVSETVNPSLWRQARLLARAGLFQVSDRVYQVRGFDISNMTIVVGDTGLIVIDPLTTREPAAAALALARRTIGDRPVIAVIYTHSHADHFGGVAGVVDAADVTAGRVQIIAPEGFMEHAVTENVIAGNAMSRRAQYQFGVGLPAGPEGQMTSGIGLRISTGNISLIPPTRTIARTGEMLTIDGVRIEFQVTPETEAPSEMNFFFPDLGVLCLSENANASMHNILTPRGALVRDAKAWADYLTESLRLYGDRTQIMVTSHAWPRFGNDRVRDFISAHRDAYKYLHDQTVRLMNSGYTDREISEQVRLPDALARRWFNRGYYGTMMHNSRAVYQRYMGWYDANPANLYPLAPEEEGARFVRAMGGEANVLAEGQRAFNEGDYRWAARVLNQLIFANPNNRDARTLLANTHRQMAYQAESAIWRNMYLVAARELESGPPQTPGGVTQSAALVAATPTSYILDLLAVRLNPERLGTRRYAFNLVFPERNESFGVTIANGVLVHESGVTVADAPTITAPRAAFLQAMATQSMRQAVLSGSIRITGNRRSLEGLGEVFDTPDPNFAIVTP, encoded by the coding sequence ATGCGGGTGTTGTTTGTGGCGCTGATCGGCGCATTTCTTTCAACCAGCGCGACCGCGCAAGTCACCGACGCCACGCGCACCGCCAACGCCGAACTCGCCCAATCCCTCAACTGGGCTGACGTCGAAGATGAAGACTTCGCGCAACGCGGCTTCATCGCCGGGTGGGATCAACCGCAAATCCGCACTGCCGACGGCCGCGTCGCCTGGGACTTCACCGCCTACAACTTCCTGACGCCCGACGTCTCCGAAACAGTAAACCCCAGCCTCTGGCGCCAAGCGCGCCTGCTCGCGCGCGCCGGCCTCTTCCAAGTCAGCGACCGTGTCTATCAAGTCCGTGGCTTCGACATTTCCAACATGACGATCGTCGTCGGCGACACCGGCCTTATCGTCATCGATCCGCTCACCACCCGCGAACCCGCTGCCGCAGCGCTCGCACTTGCGCGCCGCACTATCGGCGATCGCCCCGTCATCGCCGTTATCTACACCCACTCCCACGCCGATCACTTCGGCGGCGTCGCTGGCGTTGTCGATGCGGCCGATGTCACCGCAGGCCGCGTGCAAATCATCGCGCCCGAAGGATTCATGGAGCACGCCGTCACCGAGAACGTCATCGCCGGCAACGCCATGAGCCGCCGCGCGCAATATCAATTCGGTGTCGGCCTGCCCGCCGGCCCAGAAGGGCAGATGACCTCCGGCATCGGTCTGCGCATTTCAACCGGCAACATCTCGCTCATCCCGCCAACCCGCACCATCGCCCGCACCGGTGAGATGCTGACCATCGACGGCGTCCGTATCGAATTCCAAGTGACGCCGGAAACCGAAGCGCCATCGGAGATGAATTTCTTCTTCCCCGATCTCGGCGTCCTCTGCCTCAGCGAAAACGCCAACGCCTCGATGCACAACATCCTCACGCCGCGCGGCGCGCTCGTGCGCGATGCGAAAGCCTGGGCCGACTATCTCACCGAATCCCTCCGCCTCTACGGCGACCGCACGCAGATCATGGTCACCAGCCACGCCTGGCCGCGCTTCGGCAACGACCGCGTCCGCGACTTCATCTCAGCCCACCGCGACGCCTACAAATATCTCCACGACCAAACCGTGCGTCTGATGAACTCCGGTTACACCGATCGCGAAATCTCAGAGCAAGTTCGCTTGCCGGACGCCCTCGCGCGCCGTTGGTTCAATCGCGGCTATTACGGCACCATGATGCATAATTCGCGCGCCGTGTATCAGCGCTATATGGGCTGGTACGACGCCAACCCCGCCAACCTTTACCCGCTCGCGCCGGAAGAGGAGGGCGCACGCTTCGTCCGCGCCATGGGCGGCGAAGCCAACGTGCTCGCCGAAGGCCAACGCGCCTTCAACGAAGGCGACTATCGCTGGGCCGCGCGCGTGCTCAATCAGCTGATCTTCGCCAACCCGAACAATCGCGACGCGCGCACGCTCCTCGCCAACACCCATCGCCAGATGGCCTACCAGGCCGAGAGCGCGATCTGGCGCAACATGTACCTTGTCGCCGCGCGTGAACTCGAAAGCGGCCCGCCGCAAACGCCAGGCGGCGTCACGCAAAGCGCAGCACTCGTGGCCGCTACGCCGACGAGCTACATCCTCGATCTCCTCGCTGTGCGCCTGAACCCAGAGCGGCTGGGCACACGCCGTTACGCCTTCAACCTGGTTTTCCCCGAGCGTAATGAAAGCTTCGGCGTCACCATCGCCAACGGCGTTCTGGTTCACGAGAGTGGCGTTACCGTCGCCGATGCGCCAACCATTACCGCCCCTCGCGCAGCATTCCTCCAGGCCATGGCCACGCAATCCATGCGTCAAGCTGTGCTTTCTGGGTCAATCCGCATCACCGGTAACAGACGCAGCCTTGAAGGCCTCGGCGAGGTGTTCGATACACCCGACCCCAACTTCGCTATCGTGACGCCGTAA
- the pdeM gene encoding ligase-associated DNA damage response endonuclease PdeM: MPLLSNPAGKTPRPRKASVRALPPIALVDNTIEFRLADTLVTALPDGALWIAESKTLIVSDVHFEKGASFARRGQMLPPYDTHVALLKLTDLMLRLQPDIIVSLGDSFHDRLGPATMDARDRELLQLLMSRCDWVWVEGNHDGKAPETLGGVARTVLHVGGLVLRHEPTEGAAPGEIAGHLHPCAKVSGRGRSVRRRCFAFDGERLIMPAFGKFTGGLNLRDEAFEPLFPNGALALVLGKDRVMPAPSERLLAD; the protein is encoded by the coding sequence ATGCCGCTTTTGTCCAACCCCGCCGGCAAAACGCCACGACCGCGCAAAGCGTCCGTGCGCGCACTGCCGCCGATTGCGCTGGTTGACAACACGATAGAGTTTCGCCTCGCCGACACACTCGTCACCGCATTGCCCGACGGCGCGCTTTGGATCGCGGAGTCGAAAACGCTGATCGTCTCCGACGTGCACTTCGAGAAGGGCGCATCGTTCGCACGCCGCGGCCAGATGTTGCCGCCCTACGACACGCACGTCGCGCTGCTGAAACTCACCGACCTGATGCTGCGCCTGCAGCCCGACATCATCGTCTCGCTCGGCGACTCTTTCCACGATCGCCTTGGCCCCGCGACGATGGACGCGCGCGATCGCGAACTGCTGCAGTTGCTGATGTCGCGCTGCGACTGGGTCTGGGTCGAAGGCAATCACGACGGCAAAGCGCCAGAGACACTCGGTGGGGTCGCACGCACGGTGCTGCATGTCGGCGGCCTCGTACTCCGCCACGAGCCCACCGAAGGCGCGGCCCCCGGCGAAATCGCCGGCCACTTGCATCCGTGCGCGAAAGTCTCCGGTCGTGGTCGCAGCGTGCGCCGCCGTTGCTTCGCCTTCGACGGCGAACGCCTCATCATGCCCGCCTTCGGCAAATTCACCGGCGGCCTCAATCTGCGCGACGAAGCCTTCGAGCCGTTGTTTCCGAATGGAGCGCTTGCGTTGGTGCTCGGGAAAGATCGCGTGATGCCTGCGCCGAGCGAACGTTTGCTCGCGGACTAA
- a CDS encoding DUF3429 domain-containing protein: protein MSADPPPYLPRAALRLGFLGLVPLAVAGLVSLSQHGDTAHLAAVAFALYAAVLLSFLGGVRCGFELMREPRAPDARRLFFSALPGLAGWALALFVVLVPGALGGAAIYAGLFAAQYLWDHRSAADAGAPEWYPLLRQVLTGGAMIVCLMIPLAAVLRRF, encoded by the coding sequence GTGAGCGCCGATCCGCCACCCTATTTGCCGCGCGCGGCGCTTCGCCTTGGATTTCTGGGGCTCGTGCCGCTGGCTGTGGCTGGGTTGGTGTCGCTGTCGCAGCATGGCGACACGGCGCATCTGGCGGCGGTGGCGTTCGCTTTGTACGCAGCGGTGTTGCTTTCGTTTCTCGGCGGCGTGCGCTGCGGGTTTGAGCTGATGCGTGAACCGCGTGCGCCGGATGCGCGGCGATTGTTCTTTAGTGCGCTGCCGGGGTTGGCGGGCTGGGCGTTGGCGTTGTTCGTGGTGCTTGTGCCGGGCGCGCTTGGCGGCGCTGCGATTTATGCGGGGCTGTTCGCGGCGCAGTACCTTTGGGATCATCGCAGTGCGGCGGATGCCGGCGCGCCGGAATGGTATCCGCTGTTGCGCCAAGTGCTGACAGGTGGCGCGATGATTGTGTGCCTGATGATTCCGCTGGCAGCGGTGTTGCGGCGGTTTTAG
- a CDS encoding TIGR02186 family protein, which yields MRPLLLTLALLLCVAPARAQEEQSGDGGSPLPAAVAEEQITVSSDYRGSYVTVFGVNPDRRGRGDIVVVVRGPSESAVVLRKRRVWGLWINGDPVRFAQAPSFFAVLSNRPVREIATPQSIWQYQLDPAASAQLDSAVPSSGDPSAYRQALVRLRRDQGLYQWYSGRASPERRGGLTMYQGGLFRAVVRLPSNAPIARYHADTYLFRDGRLISSQRIPISISRVGIERRIHDLATAASWAYGVLTVLLALFAGWIAALIFRRT from the coding sequence GTGAGGCCGCTCCTGCTCACGCTGGCGTTGCTGCTGTGCGTTGCACCCGCGCGCGCGCAAGAAGAGCAATCGGGTGACGGCGGGAGCCCACTGCCGGCGGCGGTGGCGGAAGAGCAGATCACGGTGAGCTCGGATTATCGCGGCTCGTACGTGACGGTGTTCGGCGTCAATCCGGATCGGCGCGGGCGCGGCGATATTGTTGTTGTGGTGCGGGGCCCGAGCGAAAGCGCGGTGGTGCTGCGCAAACGCCGTGTGTGGGGGCTTTGGATCAACGGCGATCCGGTGCGGTTCGCGCAGGCGCCCTCCTTCTTCGCGGTGCTTAGCAACCGGCCAGTGCGCGAGATCGCGACACCGCAATCGATCTGGCAGTACCAGCTCGATCCGGCGGCTTCAGCGCAACTCGATAGCGCGGTGCCGTCGAGCGGCGACCCTTCGGCGTATCGTCAAGCGCTGGTGCGGCTGCGGCGCGATCAGGGTTTGTATCAGTGGTATTCGGGGCGCGCGTCGCCGGAACGGCGTGGCGGGTTGACGATGTATCAGGGCGGCCTATTCCGCGCCGTGGTGCGCCTACCCTCGAATGCGCCGATCGCCCGCTATCATGCCGACACCTATTTGTTTCGCGATGGACGGCTGATTTCGTCACAGCGGATTCCGATCAGCATTTCGCGCGTGGGCATTGAGCGACGCATCCACGATCTGGCGACGGCTGCGTCATGGGCCTATGGCGTGCTGACGGTGCTGCTGGCGCTGTTTGCCGGCTGGATCGCGGCTCTGATATTCCGGCGGACGTGA
- a CDS encoding sulfite exporter TauE/SafE family protein has protein sequence MIYLPIAEMPVSVLLVLLVSGCVGFVSGLVGVGGGFIMTPALIFMGVPAPVAVATGASQIAATSFSGIMTQTRRKAVDWRMGWLLATGGIVGSASGVWLFERLLRLGQLDLIISLLYLVLLSGVGFLMVQESYALIRGRVTRGVSILRRPARTVAHVLPFRIAFPRSGLFISVIPPLVLGFGIGVLSAIMGIGGGFILIPAMIYLLRMPTNVVVGTSLFQVLIVASLVVILQSAATQTVDLVLAALLMAGGVIGAQFGARVGAGLKNEHIRGVLGVLLIAASVKFLWDLVIPPTEYYVLGGGLW, from the coding sequence TTGATTTACCTGCCGATCGCCGAAATGCCGGTGAGCGTGCTGCTTGTCCTGTTGGTCAGCGGCTGCGTCGGCTTTGTGTCGGGACTGGTGGGTGTCGGCGGCGGCTTCATCATGACGCCGGCGTTGATCTTCATGGGCGTGCCTGCGCCTGTCGCGGTTGCGACAGGCGCGAGCCAGATCGCGGCGACGTCGTTCTCCGGCATCATGACGCAGACGCGGCGTAAGGCCGTGGACTGGCGCATGGGATGGCTGCTGGCGACCGGCGGCATTGTGGGCAGCGCTTCGGGCGTGTGGTTGTTCGAGCGGCTGCTGCGGTTGGGCCAGCTCGATCTCATCATCTCGCTTTTGTACCTCGTGCTGCTCTCAGGCGTCGGCTTCCTGATGGTGCAGGAGAGCTACGCGCTGATCCGCGGGCGGGTGACGCGCGGCGTGAGCATTTTGCGGCGGCCGGCGCGGACGGTGGCGCATGTACTGCCCTTTCGCATCGCGTTCCCGCGCTCGGGACTTTTCATCAGCGTGATCCCGCCGCTGGTGCTTGGCTTCGGCATCGGCGTGCTGTCGGCGATCATGGGCATTGGCGGCGGGTTCATTCTGATCCCGGCGATGATTTACCTGCTGCGGATGCCGACCAACGTGGTGGTCGGCACGTCGCTGTTTCAGGTGCTGATCGTGGCGAGCCTAGTTGTGATCCTGCAATCGGCGGCGACGCAGACGGTGGATCTGGTGTTGGCGGCGTTGTTGATGGCGGGCGGCGTGATCGGCGCGCAGTTTGGCGCGCGGGTCGGCGCGGGTTTGAAGAACGAGCACATTCGCGGCGTGCTGGGCGTGCTGCTGATCGCGGCGAGCGTGAAGTTCCTGTGGGACCTCGTGATCCCGCCGACTGAGTATTACGTGCTGGGCGGAGGCTTGTGGTGA